One genomic segment of Actinoplanes ianthinogenes includes these proteins:
- a CDS encoding sensor histidine kinase, with product MPIEPRAPLWHRISPVRWLLLDGLAAAAFELFAFGILGARESNPALAVAATALAAATVPAARRWPLAAAAGALAVFWLSPISSRYAWIALVPLAYALLRCAERHRPAVAAVALAAALTGPVASALPSLRRPGGIVPFALVLAVAWTVGVALRQRRRYGEELVGHEGQRAADRAARERARIARELHDVVAHGMTVMTVQATYGRLVVQDRPAEAAAALVAIETTGRQSLAELRRLLGVLRTAEPDPADDDPAPGLADLPRLVAHTERAGVRVDVAVTGDPAGLSPGLDLSAYRIVQEALTNVVRHAGTGTARVTVEHRPDAVVLDIVDGGRGGDVRQEGHGLTGMRERVALYGGTLMAGPVPGGGFRVHATLPKPADEAS from the coding sequence GTGCCGATCGAACCTCGCGCCCCGCTGTGGCACCGGATCAGCCCGGTGCGCTGGCTGCTGCTCGACGGACTCGCCGCCGCCGCCTTCGAACTGTTCGCCTTCGGCATCCTCGGAGCCCGGGAGAGCAATCCGGCGCTCGCCGTCGCGGCGACCGCTCTCGCCGCCGCGACGGTGCCCGCCGCGCGCCGCTGGCCGCTGGCCGCTGCCGCCGGCGCCCTGGCGGTGTTCTGGCTGTCACCGATCTCGTCGCGATATGCGTGGATCGCGCTGGTCCCGCTCGCCTACGCGTTGCTGCGCTGCGCGGAACGGCACCGTCCGGCGGTCGCGGCCGTCGCGCTCGCGGCCGCCCTGACCGGGCCGGTGGCGAGCGCGCTGCCGTCGCTGCGGCGGCCGGGCGGCATCGTGCCGTTCGCGCTCGTGCTCGCGGTCGCCTGGACGGTGGGCGTCGCCCTGCGCCAGCGGCGCCGCTACGGCGAGGAGCTGGTGGGGCACGAGGGGCAGCGTGCCGCGGACCGCGCCGCGCGGGAACGGGCCCGGATCGCCCGTGAGTTGCACGACGTCGTCGCTCACGGCATGACCGTCATGACGGTGCAGGCCACCTACGGGCGGCTCGTCGTGCAGGACCGGCCGGCCGAGGCGGCGGCGGCGCTGGTGGCCATCGAGACGACCGGCCGGCAGTCCCTGGCCGAGCTGCGCCGGCTGCTCGGTGTGCTGCGCACCGCCGAGCCGGATCCGGCCGACGACGACCCGGCTCCGGGCCTGGCCGATCTGCCCCGGCTGGTGGCGCACACGGAGCGGGCGGGAGTGCGGGTCGACGTGGCGGTGACCGGCGACCCGGCCGGGCTCAGCCCGGGGCTGGACCTGTCCGCCTATCGCATCGTCCAGGAGGCGCTGACCAACGTGGTCAGGCACGCCGGCACCGGCACTGCCCGCGTCACCGTGGAACACCGTCCGGACGCGGTCGTCCTCGACATCGTCGACGGTGGACGCGGCGGCGACGTCCGGCAGGAGGGACACGGGCTCACCGGCATGCGCGAACGCGTCGCGCTCTACGGTGGCACCCTGATGGCCGGCCCGGTGCCGGGCGGCGGCTTCCGGGTGCACGCCACGCTGCCGAAACCCGCGGACGAGGCGTCGTGA
- a CDS encoding ABC transporter permease, with protein sequence MLRFELTTQLVRLRSLISLALLAAVPVAAAVSFASSAGHRNGTETGLFGASPFSALNHAMAGLQFIGPLLLPIVVALLATAIASADRDWGVLRYLYVAPVTRGRLLAAKLGAAAVAAVLAVACGLVAGLVSGWMLFGWHPFHVLGAPDLSAGTTATRVVAAVGYIMVCMVAMAAIAFTAGLLLPRGAEALATAVVFVVLASIVNGQHALHAVAVFLPVHYWQNWTGLFDPAGPHSLSLGVADQVVTIAVCVAASWAVLWRRDPAA encoded by the coding sequence ATGCTGCGGTTTGAGCTGACCACCCAGCTCGTCCGGCTGCGCAGCCTGATCTCGCTCGCCCTGCTGGCCGCCGTCCCGGTGGCCGCCGCGGTGTCCTTCGCGTCCTCGGCCGGGCACCGCAACGGCACCGAGACCGGCCTGTTCGGCGCCTCCCCGTTCTCGGCCCTCAACCACGCCATGGCCGGCCTGCAATTCATCGGCCCGCTGCTGCTGCCGATCGTCGTCGCTCTGCTCGCCACCGCCATCGCCTCGGCCGACCGCGACTGGGGCGTCTTGCGCTACCTGTACGTCGCCCCGGTGACCCGCGGCCGGCTGCTGGCGGCCAAGCTCGGCGCGGCCGCGGTGGCGGCGGTGCTCGCGGTCGCCTGCGGGCTGGTGGCCGGACTCGTCTCCGGATGGATGCTGTTCGGCTGGCACCCGTTCCATGTGCTCGGTGCGCCGGACCTGAGTGCCGGCACGACAGCCACGCGGGTGGTGGCAGCGGTCGGCTACATCATGGTGTGCATGGTCGCCATGGCGGCGATCGCCTTCACGGCCGGACTGCTGCTGCCGCGCGGCGCGGAGGCCCTCGCCACGGCCGTGGTCTTCGTGGTCCTGGCCAGCATCGTCAACGGCCAGCACGCCCTGCACGCCGTCGCCGTGTTCCTGCCGGTGCACTACTGGCAGAACTGGACCGGTCTGTTCGACCCGGCGGGCCCGCACAGCCTGTCGCTCGGCGTCGCCGACCAGGTCGTCACGATCGCCGTGTGCGTGGCGGCGAGCTGGGCCGTCCTGTGGCGCCGCGACCCGGCGGCCTGA
- a CDS encoding VOC family protein, translated as MANVWSGVTIDCLDPERVARFWATLLGREPGPSQEGWVYLGERGDPQPRLVFQPVPEPAAGKVRIHLDVTVDDIEDAMATVICLGGRATGERHDYDEGVVVVMADPENHEFCLVQYYD; from the coding sequence ATGGCGAATGTGTGGTCCGGCGTGACGATCGACTGTCTCGACCCCGAGCGGGTGGCCCGATTCTGGGCCACCCTGCTCGGCCGCGAGCCCGGACCGTCCCAGGAGGGCTGGGTCTACCTCGGCGAACGCGGCGATCCCCAACCCCGGTTGGTGTTCCAGCCGGTGCCCGAGCCCGCGGCCGGCAAGGTCCGGATCCACCTCGACGTCACCGTCGACGACATCGAGGACGCCATGGCCACGGTCATCTGCCTCGGCGGCCGCGCGACCGGTGAACGCCACGACTACGACGAAGGCGTGGTCGTGGTCATGGCGGACCCGGAGAACCACGAGTTCTGCCTGGTTCAGTACTACGACTGA
- a CDS encoding polysaccharide deacetylase family protein, with protein sequence MQRRDALHAITGLALGAIAGCTDAPHHFASPTTAPPNPSRAAEAPLPGEVRHGPRDRPRVALTFHGQGDPGLVTDLLDELDRGGARVTVLAVGTWLAAQPALGRRILAGGHELGNHTQHHADIKTMKPELAYAEITHCAGVIQGVSGSIGRWFRPSRTPHATPMIQAAARRAGYPTCLSYDVDPRDFTDPGASAIVTATLAAVRPGSIVSLHCGHQGTVSAIGPLLAGLRARALQPVTTSELFA encoded by the coding sequence ATGCAACGTCGTGACGCACTGCACGCGATCACCGGCCTCGCCCTCGGCGCCATCGCCGGCTGTACGGACGCCCCGCATCACTTCGCATCACCCACCACCGCGCCGCCGAATCCGTCGAGAGCGGCCGAGGCACCCCTTCCCGGCGAAGTGCGGCACGGGCCACGCGATCGGCCGCGCGTGGCGCTGACCTTCCACGGGCAGGGCGATCCGGGACTGGTCACCGATCTGCTCGACGAGCTGGACCGCGGCGGCGCCCGGGTCACCGTGCTGGCCGTCGGAACGTGGCTTGCCGCGCAGCCCGCGCTGGGTCGGCGCATCCTCGCCGGCGGCCACGAGCTCGGCAACCACACCCAGCATCACGCGGACATCAAGACCATGAAACCCGAGCTCGCGTACGCCGAGATCACCCACTGTGCCGGCGTGATCCAGGGCGTCAGCGGCTCGATCGGCCGCTGGTTCCGCCCGTCGCGGACCCCGCACGCCACCCCGATGATCCAGGCGGCCGCCCGCCGAGCCGGGTATCCCACCTGCCTGTCCTATGACGTGGACCCCCGTGACTTCACCGACCCGGGCGCGTCCGCGATCGTCACCGCCACGCTCGCCGCCGTGCGTCCGGGGTCGATCGTGAGCCTGCACTGCGGCCACCAGGGAACCGTCTCCGCGATCGGCCCGTTGCTGGCGGGCCTGCGCGCCCGCGCTCTGCAACCCGTCACCACCTCGGAGTTGTTCGCATGA
- a CDS encoding Ltp family lipoprotein, protein MPGAPFPPQQQPKKSNKKLIIGGIIGGLLIICLGSAIAGGGDDDKSKAAATATAATGPAKAEVTEAAEVATATPKAEETKTEAPKAEAPKLSVEEQNAVRAAENYLDFAPFSRKGLIRQLSSDAGDGYPLKVATKAVDSLHIDYNEQAARAAKNYLELTSFSRAGLIRQLESSAGDQYTHEQAVYGAKAAGL, encoded by the coding sequence GTGCCGGGAGCTCCGTTCCCGCCCCAGCAGCAGCCGAAGAAGAGCAACAAGAAGCTGATCATCGGTGGCATCATCGGCGGCCTGCTGATCATCTGTCTCGGCTCGGCGATCGCCGGCGGCGGTGACGACGACAAATCCAAGGCCGCCGCCACGGCCACCGCGGCGACTGGGCCCGCCAAGGCCGAGGTGACCGAGGCCGCAGAGGTCGCGACGGCGACGCCGAAGGCCGAGGAGACCAAGACGGAGGCACCGAAGGCCGAGGCGCCGAAGCTGTCCGTGGAGGAGCAGAACGCCGTCCGCGCCGCGGAGAACTATCTCGACTTCGCGCCGTTCTCCCGCAAGGGCCTGATTCGGCAGCTGTCGTCCGACGCCGGTGACGGATACCCGCTCAAGGTCGCGACCAAGGCCGTCGACTCCCTCCACATCGACTACAACGAGCAGGCCGCCCGGGCCGCCAAGAACTATCTTGAGCTCACCTCGTTCTCCCGGGCCGGCCTGATCCGGCAGCTCGAGTCGTCCGCCGGCGATCAGTACACCCACGAGCAGGCCGTTTACGGCGCCAAGGCCGCCGGTCTCTGA
- a CDS encoding YncE family protein: MTRLPVTALSAVLLLTGCAAAPAPAVLRAPSAAAVPPTSLPGMPLPLDPADVYAADRPGALAPVAAHARSFVYVPNFGSDTLSVIDPGTYRVVRTVPAGHGPQHVVPSWDLRTLWINDNAGSTLIPIDPATGRLGRPVPVDDPYNLYFTPDGRFAMVMAEARRAIVFSDPHTMAARHTLPVDCDGVNHADFSADGRYFIATCEFSGDLVKVDTAAQRVVARLHLSGHAMPQDIKIAPDGRTWYVADMQTSGLWIVDGERLAVRTFVPTGAGAHGLYPSRDSHDLYIANRGEGSVSVFDFHTGQVVAKWQLPGHASPDMGGVSADGRILWLSGRYDREVYAIDTTTGHLLARIPVGNQPHGLCVWPQPGRYSLGHTGILR; the protein is encoded by the coding sequence ATGACACGACTGCCCGTCACCGCCCTGTCCGCGGTGCTTCTCCTCACCGGCTGTGCCGCCGCTCCCGCGCCCGCTGTGCTCCGCGCACCCTCGGCCGCGGCGGTGCCCCCCACGTCGCTGCCCGGTATGCCGCTGCCGCTCGACCCGGCGGATGTGTACGCCGCCGACCGCCCGGGAGCCCTCGCGCCTGTCGCGGCGCACGCCCGGTCGTTCGTCTACGTGCCGAACTTCGGCAGCGACACCCTGTCCGTGATCGATCCGGGCACCTATCGGGTGGTCCGGACCGTCCCCGCCGGCCACGGTCCGCAACATGTGGTGCCTTCGTGGGACCTGCGCACACTGTGGATCAACGACAACGCCGGCAGCACGCTCATCCCGATCGACCCGGCTACCGGCAGGCTCGGCCGGCCGGTTCCGGTCGACGACCCGTACAACCTCTACTTCACGCCCGACGGCCGGTTCGCGATGGTGATGGCCGAGGCACGCCGGGCGATCGTCTTCAGCGACCCGCACACCATGGCGGCCCGGCACACGCTTCCCGTCGACTGCGACGGGGTCAACCACGCCGACTTCTCGGCCGACGGCCGGTATTTCATCGCCACCTGCGAGTTCTCCGGTGACCTCGTCAAGGTCGACACCGCCGCGCAACGTGTCGTCGCCCGCCTGCACCTCTCCGGGCACGCCATGCCGCAGGACATCAAGATCGCTCCGGACGGGCGTACCTGGTACGTGGCCGACATGCAGACCAGCGGACTCTGGATCGTCGACGGTGAACGGCTGGCCGTACGCACGTTCGTGCCCACCGGCGCCGGCGCCCACGGCCTGTATCCCAGCCGCGACTCCCACGACCTCTACATCGCCAACCGTGGCGAGGGCAGCGTGTCCGTATTCGACTTCCACACCGGCCAGGTGGTGGCGAAGTGGCAGCTGCCCGGTCACGCCAGCCCCGACATGGGCGGGGTCTCCGCCGACGGCCGCATCCTCTGGCTCTCCGGGCGCTACGACCGCGAGGTCTACGCCATCGACACCACCACCGGGCACCTCCTCGCTCGCATCCCGGTGGGGAACCAGCCGCACGGACTCTGCGTCTGGCCCCAACCCGGCCGCTACTCGCTCGGTCACACCGGCATCCTGCGCTGA
- a CDS encoding ABC transporter permease, which produces MRAVRAEWSKLWSVRSTWITLGAAVALTVGLGLADTISTVRGWATVPAADRAAFDPLGSAFAGLTFAQLAFGVLGVLAVTSEYSSGTIVAALTAQPRRAVLFAAKAATVFGVSLIAGEALAFGSYLLGQAVLHGEHLDVGLGAPGVLRSVAGAGLYLCVVTMVGLGLGAFLRHPAGATSALIAVVFLAYGAAKAVEGWSYLPSRLLLSNAGDVVAQVHAVAAKPRLPSLGLAYLDLAMYLAVAVGLGLWRSTRDV; this is translated from the coding sequence ATGAGGGCGGTCCGCGCGGAGTGGAGCAAGCTGTGGTCGGTGCGCTCGACGTGGATCACGCTCGGCGCGGCCGTCGCCCTGACGGTCGGCCTGGGTCTCGCCGACACGATCAGCACCGTCCGCGGCTGGGCGACCGTGCCCGCCGCCGACCGGGCCGCGTTCGACCCGCTGGGCAGCGCGTTCGCCGGACTCACCTTCGCCCAGTTGGCCTTCGGCGTCCTCGGCGTGCTCGCGGTGACCTCGGAGTACAGCTCCGGCACCATCGTCGCGGCGCTCACCGCGCAGCCCCGCCGGGCCGTCCTGTTCGCGGCGAAGGCGGCCACCGTCTTCGGGGTGTCGTTGATCGCCGGCGAGGCGCTGGCCTTCGGCAGTTACCTGCTCGGGCAAGCGGTCCTGCACGGCGAGCACCTGGACGTCGGCCTGGGCGCCCCGGGCGTGCTGCGGTCCGTGGCCGGCGCCGGGCTGTACCTGTGCGTCGTCACCATGGTCGGCCTCGGACTCGGCGCGTTCCTGCGCCACCCGGCGGGAGCCACGTCGGCCCTGATCGCGGTGGTGTTCCTCGCCTACGGCGCCGCCAAAGCCGTGGAGGGCTGGTCCTATCTGCCGTCGCGGCTGCTGCTGTCCAACGCCGGCGACGTGGTGGCCCAGGTGCACGCCGTCGCCGCCAAGCCCCGGCTGCCGTCGCTCGGCCTGGCGTACCTGGACCTGGCGATGTACCTCGCGGTCGCGGTCGGGCTGGGCCTCTGGCGCTCCACCCGGGATGTTTGA
- a CDS encoding ABC transporter ATP-binding protein, with product MIETKAVSKSYGRHRAVDELTFRVRAGQVCALLGPNGAGKTSTMRMLVGLTTPDTGTVRIAQSPVALGAEVLRRVGVVIDGPAFVPHLSGATNLRLLWSATGSAWPPPALDDALELAGLGPMLDRKVKAYSMGMKQRLILAAAVMRRPDVLILDEPANGLDPAEVRALRRHLAARAADGATVLVSSHQLAEVQQLASHLVVMNHGRLVTSGRLDDLLGAHESLEDAYLAMTGGTDDAAV from the coding sequence ATGATCGAGACCAAAGCCGTGTCCAAAAGCTACGGCCGGCACCGGGCGGTCGACGAACTCACCTTCCGGGTGCGGGCCGGCCAGGTCTGCGCGCTGCTCGGCCCGAACGGCGCCGGCAAGACCTCGACCATGCGCATGCTGGTCGGCCTGACCACCCCCGACACCGGCACGGTCCGGATCGCACAGAGCCCGGTGGCACTCGGGGCCGAGGTGCTACGCCGGGTGGGCGTGGTGATCGACGGCCCGGCTTTCGTCCCGCACCTGAGCGGGGCCACGAATCTGCGGCTGCTCTGGTCGGCGACCGGCTCGGCCTGGCCCCCGCCGGCCCTGGACGACGCCCTGGAGCTGGCCGGGCTCGGCCCGATGCTCGACCGGAAGGTCAAGGCGTACTCGATGGGCATGAAACAGCGGCTCATCCTGGCCGCCGCCGTGATGCGCCGACCCGACGTGCTGATCCTCGACGAGCCGGCCAACGGGCTCGACCCCGCCGAGGTCCGGGCGCTGCGCCGGCACCTGGCCGCCCGCGCCGCCGACGGCGCCACCGTCCTCGTCTCCAGCCACCAGCTCGCCGAGGTGCAACAGCTGGCCAGTCACCTCGTCGTGATGAACCATGGCCGGCTGGTCACCTCGGGCCGCCTGGACGACCTGCTCGGCGCCCACGAGTCACTCGAGGACGCCTACCTGGCCATGACCGGAGGAACCGACGATGCTGCGGTTTGA
- a CDS encoding response regulator, whose protein sequence is MSVRVVIADDQALIRTGLRGIVETADDLTVVGEAATGASAVDEVLRLEPDVVLMDIRMPELDGIAATQRLTATGCASRVLILTTFDLDEYVYGALRAGASGFLLKDAPPADLHAAIRVVAAGDALLAPKVTRRLIAAFTTGAVPGTPASPELDVLTARERQVLALVGEGLTNAEIGRRLFITPGTAKVHVARLLYKLGARDRVQLVIIANRAGLSPQA, encoded by the coding sequence GTGAGCGTCCGCGTCGTCATCGCCGACGACCAGGCGCTCATCCGTACCGGCCTGCGAGGGATCGTGGAGACCGCGGACGATCTCACCGTGGTCGGCGAGGCGGCGACCGGCGCGAGCGCCGTCGACGAGGTGCTGCGGCTGGAACCCGACGTCGTGCTGATGGACATCCGCATGCCGGAGCTGGACGGCATCGCCGCCACGCAACGCCTCACCGCCACCGGATGCGCGTCCCGGGTGCTGATCCTGACCACCTTCGACCTCGACGAGTACGTGTACGGGGCACTGCGCGCCGGGGCCAGCGGCTTCCTGCTCAAGGACGCGCCACCGGCCGACCTGCACGCCGCCATCCGCGTCGTCGCCGCCGGCGACGCCCTGCTGGCGCCGAAGGTCACCCGCCGGCTGATCGCCGCCTTCACCACCGGCGCCGTGCCCGGGACGCCGGCGTCGCCGGAGCTGGACGTGCTGACCGCCCGGGAGCGGCAGGTGCTCGCCCTGGTCGGCGAGGGACTCACCAACGCCGAGATCGGCCGGCGCCTGTTCATCACGCCGGGCACGGCGAAGGTCCACGTCGCGCGGTTGCTGTACAAACTGGGCGCCCGGGACCGCGTCCAACTCGTCATCATCGCCAACCGGGCGGGCCTGTCACCGCAGGCCTGA
- a CDS encoding ABC transporter ATP-binding protein — protein MIEVHRLTKRYGTATAVDDLTFSVRPGSVTGFLGPNGAGKSTTIRMLLALTTPTAGRALVNGRPYRDLREPLREVGALVDAAGLHGGRTAYRHLHWLAAANGLGRRAIDAALGTAGLTTVAHRRVRGFSLGMRQRLGIAAALLGDPATLVLDEPVNGLDPEGVHWIRGLLRGLAGEGRTVLVSSHLISELALVADRLLVIGGGRLLADDTVEAFSRGHATLEDAYFACTAGAVTYRGGGVR, from the coding sequence ATGATCGAAGTGCATCGGCTCACGAAGCGGTACGGCACCGCCACTGCCGTCGACGACCTGACCTTTTCGGTACGACCTGGGAGCGTCACCGGCTTCCTCGGCCCCAACGGCGCCGGCAAGTCCACCACCATCCGCATGCTGCTCGCCCTGACCACGCCGACCGCCGGGCGGGCGCTGGTGAACGGCCGGCCCTACCGCGACCTGCGGGAGCCGCTGCGCGAGGTCGGTGCGCTCGTCGACGCGGCGGGGCTGCACGGTGGCCGCACCGCGTACCGTCACTTGCACTGGCTCGCGGCCGCCAACGGCCTCGGCCGGCGCGCCATCGACGCGGCTCTCGGCACGGCCGGTCTGACCACGGTCGCACACCGGCGGGTGCGCGGCTTCTCCCTGGGCATGCGGCAGCGCCTGGGGATCGCGGCCGCGCTGCTCGGCGACCCGGCGACGCTGGTGCTCGACGAGCCGGTCAACGGCCTGGACCCGGAGGGCGTGCACTGGATCCGCGGGCTGCTGCGCGGCCTGGCCGGCGAGGGCCGCACCGTGCTGGTGTCCAGTCACCTCATCAGCGAGCTCGCTCTGGTCGCCGACCGGCTGCTGGTCATCGGTGGCGGACGGCTGCTCGCCGACGACACGGTGGAGGCGTTCAGCCGCGGGCACGCCACCCTCGAGGACGCCTACTTCGCGTGTACGGCCGGCGCCGTGACCTACCGCGGCGGAGGTGTGCGATGA
- a CDS encoding PadR family transcriptional regulator, producing MVDDLGRWAEPGLLVLTSLADGAKHGYAITTDITAQVGVTLGPGTLYAALARLEERGLIEGLPAEGRRRPYRLTAAGAAELSAQAARMQRLAALSLSRLRPA from the coding sequence ATGGTCGACGACCTTGGCCGCTGGGCCGAACCCGGACTGCTGGTCCTGACCAGCCTCGCCGACGGCGCGAAGCACGGCTATGCGATCACCACCGACATCACTGCGCAGGTCGGCGTCACCCTCGGCCCGGGCACGCTGTATGCGGCACTGGCCCGGCTGGAGGAGCGCGGACTGATCGAGGGCCTGCCCGCTGAGGGACGTCGCCGGCCCTATCGGCTCACGGCCGCCGGCGCCGCGGAGCTGTCCGCTCAGGCGGCCCGGATGCAGCGCCTCGCCGCACTGAGCCTGAGCCGGCTGCGGCCGGCATGA